The Paenibacillus tianjinensis genome has a window encoding:
- a CDS encoding carbohydrate ABC transporter permease yields MDAQIKAKKPGVTGTQAKQRISVRAVLISIGVLLANIVVNGLIFMFFRDSTLNPLLTAVLAVLWGVLGVYLIYYTLTWAVEQYPDHIRRKVLPYIFIGPAVLILGWLLILPALRTLYLSFFNASSEKFVGLSNYAAIFSDHLMATALRNNLLWVFVGTLACVCFGLLIAILADRSSYEKIAKSIIFMPMAISFVAAGVIWKFVYYYQPGDEQIGLLNAMVTYFGGEPQAWTSMLQPWNNFFLIIILIWMQTGFAMVIFSAAIKGVPDDILEAARVDGAGEVKIFFGIMIPFISSTILTVTTTIIVFTLKIFDVVMVMTGGQYDTEVVATQFYRQFFMYRNFGYGSTLAIVLLIAVLPVILINLRQFRKQGGF; encoded by the coding sequence ATGGATGCACAAATAAAGGCGAAGAAGCCCGGTGTCACGGGCACGCAGGCCAAGCAGAGAATCAGCGTGAGGGCAGTGCTGATATCAATCGGCGTGCTGCTCGCAAACATCGTTGTTAACGGGCTGATCTTCATGTTTTTCCGTGATTCCACGCTTAACCCGCTCCTGACTGCCGTTCTGGCTGTGCTGTGGGGCGTGCTGGGTGTATATCTGATCTACTACACCCTGACCTGGGCAGTTGAACAGTACCCTGATCATATCCGCAGAAAAGTGCTTCCCTATATTTTTATCGGACCTGCGGTCTTAATCCTCGGCTGGCTGTTAATCCTGCCCGCGCTGCGGACCCTATACTTAAGTTTTTTCAACGCTTCTTCAGAGAAATTCGTGGGACTCAGCAACTATGCCGCGATCTTCAGCGACCACTTGATGGCTACGGCCCTGCGTAACAATCTGCTGTGGGTGTTTGTCGGCACGCTGGCCTGTGTCTGTTTCGGGCTGCTTATTGCCATTCTGGCCGACCGCAGCAGCTACGAGAAAATCGCCAAATCGATCATTTTCATGCCAATGGCCATTTCCTTTGTCGCCGCAGGCGTTATCTGGAAGTTTGTCTATTATTATCAGCCGGGTGATGAGCAGATCGGACTGCTGAACGCGATGGTCACTTATTTCGGCGGTGAACCGCAGGCCTGGACGAGTATGCTGCAGCCCTGGAATAATTTCTTCCTTATTATCATCCTGATCTGGATGCAGACGGGGTTTGCAATGGTTATCTTTTCTGCAGCAATCAAAGGCGTTCCTGACGATATTCTCGAAGCAGCACGCGTCGACGGCGCCGGTGAGGTGAAGATTTTCTTCGGGATTATGATTCCGTTCATCTCTTCAACCATCCTCACTGTAACTACAACGATCATCGTCTTTACATTGAAAATATTTGACGTCGTCATGGTGATGACGGGAGGTCAATACGATACAGAAGTAGTAGCGACGCAGTTCTACCGGCAGTTCTTCATGTACCGTAATTTCGGTTACGGCTCAACGCTGGCGATTGTGCTCCTGATCGCGGTATTGCCTGTCATTCTGATTAATCTGCGCCAGTTCCGCAAGCAGGGGGGATTCTAA
- a CDS encoding LacI family DNA-binding transcriptional regulator — protein MKPTIKDVARLAEVSISTVSRVMNAPETVVPGKRDRVIEAIKELKYQPNAFARGLIYKKSFTLGLLIPDIENLYFAGVIRGMQDACIKLGYSLMICNTDRDKERMLSYIDTFHEKQVDGIVFASDVLYPEYYEKLVDCRIPFVLVSSHSDEYEVPSVEVDDELAAYEAVKFLIELGHKEIGMIGFNHDNSVSGPPRVAGFVRALTESGLERNVEKIKYANHRFEHAYQASHELFSDYPELTAVFCVADEFAMGTISYLKDRNILVPGQVSVIGFDNLRMSGMFIPKLTTIAQPIYQLGYRAAEKLHELLTTGSVAVMKEKMEHKLIVRESSREK, from the coding sequence ATGAAACCAACGATTAAAGATGTCGCCAGATTAGCGGAGGTGTCGATCAGTACCGTATCCCGGGTTATGAATGCGCCGGAGACGGTAGTACCGGGCAAGCGCGACAGGGTCATTGAGGCCATTAAGGAATTGAAGTATCAGCCCAATGCATTTGCGCGCGGGTTAATTTACAAGAAGTCTTTTACACTGGGTCTGCTTATTCCCGATATTGAGAACTTGTATTTTGCAGGTGTGATCCGCGGAATGCAGGATGCCTGCATTAAGCTCGGCTACAGCCTGATGATCTGCAATACCGACCGTGATAAGGAGCGGATGCTGTCCTATATCGATACTTTCCATGAGAAGCAGGTGGATGGGATCGTGTTCGCCAGTGATGTGCTCTATCCGGAGTATTATGAGAAGCTGGTGGATTGCAGAATTCCTTTTGTGCTGGTGTCGTCGCATTCTGATGAATACGAGGTACCCTCTGTAGAGGTTGATGATGAGCTGGCGGCTTATGAGGCCGTGAAGTTCCTTATCGAGCTTGGACACAAGGAAATCGGGATGATCGGCTTCAATCACGACAATTCGGTATCCGGACCACCGCGTGTTGCCGGGTTTGTCAGAGCGCTTACGGAATCCGGGCTGGAGCGGAATGTGGAGAAGATCAAGTACGCAAACCACCGTTTTGAGCATGCCTATCAGGCATCGCATGAGTTGTTCAGCGATTACCCGGAGCTCACTGCCGTCTTCTGTGTAGCTGATGAGTTCGCCATGGGGACGATCTCGTATCTCAAGGACCGCAATATCCTGGTGCCGGGGCAGGTATCTGTAATCGGATTTGATAATTTGCGGATGTCCGGTATGTTTATTCCCAAACTGACGACTATCGCCCAACCGATCTACCAGCTGGGATACCGTGCCGCCGAGAAGCTGCATGAATTACTGACTACCGGCAGTGTTGCTGTAATGAAAGAAAAAATGGAGCATAAGCTAATTGTGAGAGAATCCTCCCGGGAGAAATAA
- a CDS encoding sortase: protein MRIRSGVAFAVKLIFLLSLCVLVYSAVQIFKAPVEARHALEDWAKKREEAPRLIVPEDETPLPAGMVSLSDKPDDSSASTSQPGTTYTEGEVIGEIYFPSLNKRVAILEGTQRPQLKRGAGHYTGSAVVGTSGNSVLAGHRDTVFRGLGSLKEHDLIEIETVDGKFVYEVTGSTIVDGEERGAIKESDTPILTLITCYPFSYVGSAPERYLLSASLIRREPLPQESN, encoded by the coding sequence ATGAGGATACGTTCCGGGGTAGCTTTTGCCGTGAAGCTGATCTTCCTGCTCTCTCTCTGCGTGCTGGTGTATTCTGCCGTGCAAATCTTCAAAGCGCCCGTGGAAGCCCGTCATGCCTTAGAGGATTGGGCGAAAAAGAGGGAGGAAGCTCCCCGCCTTATCGTCCCGGAAGACGAAACTCCGCTTCCTGCCGGTATGGTCAGCCTTTCTGATAAACCGGACGATTCCAGCGCCAGCACCAGCCAACCCGGCACCACCTACACGGAGGGCGAGGTCATCGGAGAGATTTATTTTCCCTCGCTGAACAAAAGAGTGGCCATCCTTGAAGGAACACAGCGTCCGCAGCTGAAGAGAGGGGCCGGGCACTACACGGGAAGCGCAGTAGTAGGCACAAGCGGTAACAGCGTGCTGGCCGGTCATCGTGATACGGTGTTTCGCGGACTCGGCAGCCTCAAAGAACATGATCTTATCGAGATAGAGACGGTGGACGGCAAGTTCGTGTATGAGGTTACAGGCAGTACGATTGTAGATGGCGAAGAGCGGGGGGCGATTAAAGAGAGCGATACCCCCATCCTTACCCTAATCACCTGCTATCCGTTCAGCTATGTCGGCTCAGCGCCGGAACGCTATTTGCTCTCCGCCTCACTGATCCGCCGGGAGCCGCTGCCTCAGGAATCGAATTAA
- a CDS encoding LacI family DNA-binding transcriptional regulator, translated as MPTIKDVALKAGVSVTTVSRVLNNRGYLSEGLKKKVLLAMDELNYRPNELARSLSRSRSNIIGLIIPHVSHPFFGELTGYIEEHAYRNGCKLLLCNSWQDKHKELEYIDMLRSSRVDGIIMGSHTLEVEAYQQMNLPLVTFDRQISPDIPYVCSDNYLGGQLATTLLIEKGCRNIAHIGGHPGLNILSGLRAEAFADTAAAHHVQHTLLHTDDNSFDVAAYERLLAQLFREQPGIDGIFAGSDMIAAYALKACMERGRRVPGDVRIVGYDGIALRNMLGLPLSTIRQPIEAMGKLAVELIIRQVHGESVSAEYILPVELEEGATT; from the coding sequence ATGCCTACAATTAAAGATGTAGCACTAAAGGCAGGCGTTTCGGTCACCACCGTATCCCGGGTGCTCAACAATAGGGGGTATCTAAGCGAGGGACTGAAGAAAAAGGTTCTGCTGGCAATGGATGAACTGAACTACCGGCCTAATGAGCTGGCCCGTTCGCTCAGCCGTTCAAGGTCCAATATTATTGGACTGATCATTCCCCATGTCTCGCATCCTTTCTTCGGTGAACTTACGGGCTATATTGAGGAGCACGCCTACCGTAACGGCTGCAAGCTCCTGCTCTGCAATTCCTGGCAGGATAAACACAAAGAGCTGGAATATATCGATATGCTGCGATCCAGCCGGGTCGACGGGATTATTATGGGCAGCCATACGCTGGAGGTGGAGGCTTACCAGCAGATGAACCTGCCCCTGGTCACCTTTGACCGGCAGATTTCACCTGATATTCCTTATGTATGTTCAGATAATTACCTTGGCGGCCAATTGGCTACGACTTTATTAATTGAAAAAGGCTGCCGGAATATCGCCCATATCGGCGGACATCCCGGCCTGAATATATTATCAGGGCTCCGTGCGGAGGCTTTTGCCGATACCGCAGCTGCACATCATGTTCAGCATACATTGCTGCATACAGATGATAACAGCTTTGATGTCGCAGCGTATGAGCGGCTGCTTGCACAATTATTCCGTGAACAGCCCGGGATTGACGGGATCTTTGCCGGCAGCGATATGATCGCCGCCTATGCCCTTAAGGCCTGCATGGAGCGCGGCAGAAGGGTGCCCGGAGATGTGAGGATTGTCGGATATGATGGCATTGCGCTGCGCAATATGCTCGGACTTCCGCTCAGCACGATCCGCCAGCCGATAGAAGCGATGGGCAAGCTGGCCGTGGAATTAATTATCCGGCAAGTGCATGGAGAGAGCGTCTCCGCAGAGTACATACTGCCTGTTGAACTGGAAGAAGGCGCTACGACATAA
- a CDS encoding carbohydrate ABC transporter permease, translated as MVGKKKRKGSKTVVNLILGFICFIWLLPTLGLFISSFRPAADILQTGWWKVFPHQEWTAGETLQLSKEVDLRGPIEVNGKTYSDDQLKAGVKADDSRLIWENRRARTINVQEQGWKTTPDLTLDNYNNVLSGKEYKLKEADGSETMQKGTGLSQAFWNTLTIAVPATVIPVLIASFAAYAFAWLRFPGRKTLFVIIIAMLVIPIQVALIPVLKDYTALGLNGSYLGIWLAHTAFGLPLVTYFMYNFISQLPKDLFESAFIDGASHFTIFSRLILPLSVPALASIGIFQFLWVWNDYLVSLIFIGNQPSVQVMSMKIADLVGSRGNDWHLLTSAAFISMLMPLAIFFLLQKYFVRGLMGGSVKG; from the coding sequence ATGGTCGGCAAAAAGAAAAGAAAAGGCAGCAAAACGGTAGTTAACCTTATACTCGGCTTCATCTGCTTCATCTGGCTGCTTCCGACACTGGGGCTCTTTATTTCCTCCTTCCGTCCGGCAGCGGATATTCTGCAGACCGGCTGGTGGAAGGTATTCCCCCATCAGGAATGGACGGCAGGCGAGACCCTGCAGCTGTCCAAGGAGGTGGATCTGCGGGGGCCGATTGAGGTAAACGGCAAGACCTACAGCGATGACCAGTTAAAAGCGGGCGTGAAGGCAGACGACAGCCGCCTGATCTGGGAAAACCGCCGGGCACGCACAATTAATGTGCAGGAGCAGGGGTGGAAGACAACGCCTGATCTGACGCTCGACAACTATAACAATGTGCTGTCCGGCAAGGAGTATAAACTCAAGGAAGCCGATGGCAGTGAAACGATGCAGAAGGGCACAGGTTTATCGCAGGCGTTCTGGAATACGCTGACGATAGCAGTTCCGGCTACAGTTATTCCGGTGCTGATTGCCTCTTTTGCCGCCTATGCCTTTGCCTGGCTGCGTTTTCCGGGCCGCAAAACCTTATTCGTGATCATCATAGCCATGCTGGTCATTCCGATTCAGGTTGCACTGATTCCGGTGCTGAAGGATTACACGGCGCTCGGGCTGAACGGCAGCTACCTCGGTATCTGGCTGGCGCATACCGCCTTCGGCTTGCCGCTGGTTACCTACTTTATGTATAACTTTATCAGCCAGCTGCCCAAGGACTTGTTCGAGTCGGCGTTTATCGACGGGGCGAGCCATTTCACGATATTCAGCAGACTGATTCTGCCGCTGTCCGTGCCTGCACTGGCCTCCATCGGCATCTTCCAGTTCCTCTGGGTATGGAATGATTATCTGGTGTCGCTGATCTTTATCGGCAACCAGCCTTCCGTTCAGGTCATGTCGATGAAGATTGCGGATCTGGTCGGCTCACGGGGCAATGACTGGCATCTGCTGACTTCCGCTGCATTCATCTCGATGCTGATGCCGCTGGCGATTTTCTTCCTGCTGCAAAAGTATTTCGTCAGAGGGCTGATGGGCGGATCCGTGAAAGGTTAG
- a CDS encoding ABC transporter substrate-binding protein, with the protein MKKAPGRKLSLAMVLCLSFTMMLSGCGGNNNNNNAAAPTDPPAATEAPATDNNQSSANNTEGTATGSPLELAMKGEYKGTKVTMFGPFVDADQVKFESSIKEFEEKTGIDIQYEGSKEFEATINIRVDGGNAPDIADFPQPGLLASIAKTGKVVDLTGVLDQEKLKANYNKSWLDMSTMDGKDGKIMAGIWNRSNVKSLVWYPKKQFDEAGYTVPQTWDELMALTEQIAKDGDPAWAIGIESGAATGWPATDWVENIMLRTTTPENYDKWVKGELPFTSPEVKNAVEIMSKIWLNKDYVYGGTKSIVTTAFGDAPKPMFENPPKAWFNLIGNFITSFFPETAKVDEDYDWFYLPPIDEQYGKPVLVAGDIYAMFNDRPEVRAVMEFFTTGESIKSWVQSGGVIAPMNDASLDWYQSESDRRMAKLVQEASTLRFDGSDLMPGKVGAGTFWKGMTDYVSGTATLDQALEQIQSGWNN; encoded by the coding sequence ATGAAGAAAGCTCCAGGACGTAAACTGTCACTCGCCATGGTTCTGTGTTTATCCTTCACCATGATGCTGAGCGGATGCGGCGGAAATAACAATAACAATAATGCTGCTGCACCAACTGATCCGCCGGCTGCAACGGAAGCGCCAGCTACTGATAACAACCAATCATCGGCAAATAACACGGAAGGCACAGCAACCGGAAGCCCGCTGGAATTGGCGATGAAAGGTGAATATAAAGGAACCAAAGTAACGATGTTCGGGCCATTTGTGGACGCCGACCAGGTGAAGTTTGAGAGCAGTATCAAGGAATTCGAAGAGAAAACCGGTATTGATATTCAATATGAAGGCTCCAAAGAGTTTGAAGCGACGATCAACATCCGGGTTGATGGCGGCAACGCGCCGGATATCGCCGATTTCCCGCAGCCGGGCTTGCTCGCCTCCATTGCCAAAACCGGCAAGGTGGTTGACCTGACTGGTGTGCTGGATCAGGAAAAGCTCAAGGCAAATTACAATAAGAGCTGGCTGGATATGTCCACCATGGACGGAAAAGACGGCAAGATCATGGCCGGGATCTGGAACCGCAGCAATGTGAAGAGTCTGGTCTGGTATCCGAAGAAGCAGTTTGATGAAGCGGGCTACACCGTTCCGCAGACCTGGGATGAACTGATGGCGCTCACGGAGCAGATTGCCAAGGACGGCGATCCGGCCTGGGCGATCGGCATTGAGAGCGGTGCAGCTACAGGCTGGCCGGCAACCGACTGGGTAGAAAATATCATGCTGCGTACCACAACTCCGGAGAACTATGACAAGTGGGTCAAAGGCGAGCTGCCGTTTACTTCTCCTGAGGTGAAGAATGCAGTAGAAATTATGTCTAAGATCTGGCTCAACAAAGATTATGTATATGGCGGCACCAAATCGATTGTAACTACAGCGTTCGGCGACGCGCCTAAGCCAATGTTCGAGAATCCGCCAAAGGCCTGGTTCAACCTGATCGGTAACTTTATTACGAGCTTCTTCCCGGAAACAGCCAAGGTTGATGAAGATTATGATTGGTTCTACCTGCCGCCGATCGATGAGCAGTACGGCAAACCGGTACTCGTAGCCGGTGACATCTATGCGATGTTCAACGACCGTCCGGAAGTGCGTGCGGTTATGGAATTCTTCACCACCGGCGAATCGATCAAGAGCTGGGTACAATCGGGCGGCGTAATCGCTCCAATGAATGACGCATCGCTCGACTGGTACCAGTCCGAGTCTGACCGCCGGATGGCGAAGCTGGTGCAGGAAGCTTCGACCCTGCGGTTCGACGGTTCTGACCTCATGCCGGGTAAAGTGGGCGCGGGAACGTTCTGGAAAGGCATGACGGACTACGTGAGCGGTACAGCCACGCTGGATCAGGCGCTGGAACAGATTCAGTCCGGCTGGAACAACTAA
- a CDS encoding DinB family protein translates to MIGSTISELKRLLTAVPEAFARLDAADAAAPRPGRKWSKQQLLGHLCDSALNNLSRFIRVQYEPQPLSLALYDQNEWVAAQQYAGTPREEVLSLWISLNQSVLRVISGLSPTQLELVFRLETGETVTLQWLIDDYLNHMKHHLGQIFPDTEV, encoded by the coding sequence ATGATCGGGTCTACGATTTCAGAACTGAAGCGGCTGTTGACCGCTGTTCCCGAGGCTTTTGCCCGGCTGGATGCTGCAGACGCAGCCGCACCGCGTCCGGGGCGCAAATGGTCCAAGCAGCAGCTGCTCGGCCATCTTTGCGACTCGGCGCTCAACAATCTGTCCCGCTTTATCAGAGTGCAGTACGAGCCTCAGCCGCTGAGCCTTGCCCTCTACGACCAGAATGAATGGGTAGCCGCCCAGCAGTATGCCGGCACCCCCCGGGAAGAGGTCCTATCGCTCTGGATTAGTCTCAACCAGTCCGTCCTGCGGGTGATATCTGGCCTCTCCCCTACTCAGCTTGAGCTTGTGTTCCGGCTTGAAACTGGCGAAACGGTTACCCTGCAGTGGCTGATTGATGATTATCTGAACCATATGAAGCATCATCTGGGACAGATTTTTCCTGATACAGAGGTATAA
- a CDS encoding LLM class flavin-dependent oxidoreductase, giving the protein MLKPITGGIIVKQLRDIPISVLDLAPIVEGGTAADSLHNTLDLARHAEGWGYHRYWLAEHHNMTGIASSATSVVIGHVAAGTKSIRVGSGGIMLSNHAPLMIAEQFGTLESLFPGRIDLGLGRAPGSDQAAARALRRGLGSDGSEFPEQLSELRAYFDPNGAGSRPLGVRATPGEGLNVPIWLLGSSGFSAQLAGQLGLPFAFASHFAPDYLLPALHLYRSSFKPSAALDKPHVMVGLGITAADTTGAARWLATSQQQQFLNIIRGRTGKLQPPVDDMESLWSPQEKALLLDKQKYSIAGDKAYIKERLLQVLEETGADEWIIASQIYDHTARLRSYELVAELIKDN; this is encoded by the coding sequence ATGCTTAAGCCTATAACTGGAGGGATTATTGTGAAACAACTGCGGGACATTCCCATTTCCGTGCTGGATCTCGCTCCGATTGTGGAGGGCGGAACAGCTGCGGATTCACTGCATAACACATTAGATTTAGCACGCCATGCCGAGGGTTGGGGTTACCATCGCTATTGGCTGGCGGAACATCATAATATGACCGGAATTGCCAGCTCGGCTACCTCTGTGGTTATCGGGCATGTGGCTGCCGGAACCAAGAGTATCCGTGTGGGTTCCGGGGGCATCATGCTCAGTAACCATGCGCCGCTCATGATCGCTGAGCAGTTCGGAACACTGGAATCCCTGTTTCCGGGACGTATTGATCTCGGACTTGGCCGGGCACCCGGCTCCGACCAGGCGGCTGCAAGAGCACTGCGGCGCGGCCTCGGCAGTGACGGCAGCGAATTTCCTGAGCAGCTGAGTGAGCTTAGAGCCTACTTCGATCCGAACGGCGCGGGTTCACGTCCGCTCGGGGTGCGTGCTACACCAGGCGAAGGCCTCAACGTACCGATCTGGCTGCTCGGATCAAGCGGATTCAGCGCACAGCTTGCGGGTCAGCTGGGTTTGCCGTTTGCTTTTGCCAGCCACTTTGCACCGGATTATCTGCTGCCGGCACTCCATCTATACCGCAGCAGCTTCAAGCCGTCAGCTGCACTAGACAAACCGCATGTTATGGTCGGTCTTGGCATTACCGCCGCAGACACAACTGGAGCAGCACGCTGGCTGGCCACTTCCCAGCAGCAGCAGTTCCTTAACATTATCCGCGGCCGCACCGGCAAGCTCCAGCCACCGGTTGATGACATGGAGAGCCTATGGTCTCCCCAGGAAAAAGCTCTCCTGCTCGATAAGCAGAAGTATTCCATTGCTGGAGACAAAGCATATATCAAGGAGCGTCTCCTGCAGGTGCTTGAGGAAACCGGGGCGGATGAATGGATTATTGCCTCGCAGATTTATGATCATACAGCACGGTTACGTTCCTACGAGCTGGTAGCTGAACTAATCAAGGACAACTAA
- the pgmB gene encoding beta-phosphoglucomutase, with the protein MKMKPYEHPPALYPYREWSLGEDAIEDENNQRSESVFALGNGYIGMRGNFEEGYHGKAGTSVAGNYLNGFYDSEPIVYPEGAFGLPARNQSMLNVTDARIIELSIEGHTFRLDSGIVHRYRRWLDMKSGILHREVEWESPAGHRLLLMIRRMVSLQHKHLAAIEYKVTALNFSGTLQLVSALDGQITRTEASDDPRLGSGSAEPSLLLEDAGYDEAADILWMRQRTRHTRFALLTAVSHGLQAESGRELSRQLIGQRIWVCYGAAVQTGESVTLTKYITYHTSKDYPEEELQSRSVKVLSMAETYGFSGLADEQQAYLDRFWGHTDVEIKGDPALQQGIRFNMFQLLQSTGRDGVTNIAAKGLTGEGYEGHYFWDTEMYMLPFFTYTQPAVSRALLEFRYATLGKARERAAVMSQKGALYPWRTIDGEENSAYFPAGTAQAHINADIAYGLKQYVQATGDLDFLVRKGAEILFETSRFWLDLGHFNPARGGAFCIDAVTGPDEYTAIVNNNAYTNLMVQDQFLYAYETARLLEQQYPEDYERLRQAIGLSMEEAESWKEAAGRMFIPFDEELGIYAQDDTFLTKRKWDFENTPAHKYPLLLNYHPLVIYRHQVLKQADLVMAVFLLGDKFSLADKIRNYKYYEPLTTHDSSLSPCIHSIVSAEIGDLAGAYAYFDRTVRMDLDDINRNAKDGLHMAAMAGSWMSIVNGFGGLRQYNGMLCFAPALPEQWESYRFKITVRGQLLDISVDSEAAVYTLLEGTSLQIKHRDRILTLLPQEPVSVPLARQLEAVIFDLDGVITDSAEFHYQAWQALADELGIPFSREKNERLKGVSRMESLDIVLEGSGLQLTEAERLRLAEKKNDHYKQMIGSITPEHLLPGIPELLDSLAQRGIDAGLASASLNAPLILERLGIARRFQAIADPAGLRRGKPDPEIFLTAAELLGVTPGNCIGVEDASAGIAAIKAAGMTAVGIGSAELLGKADLLLSSTSELTLERLLELLRK; encoded by the coding sequence ATGAAGATGAAGCCATATGAGCATCCGCCGGCGTTGTACCCTTACCGGGAGTGGAGTCTTGGCGAGGATGCCATTGAGGATGAGAATAATCAGCGGAGTGAGAGTGTGTTTGCGCTCGGCAACGGATATATCGGCATGCGCGGCAATTTCGAGGAAGGCTACCATGGAAAGGCTGGCACCTCGGTTGCCGGGAACTACCTGAACGGGTTCTATGACTCTGAGCCGATTGTATATCCCGAGGGGGCCTTCGGGCTCCCGGCGCGGAACCAGTCGATGCTAAATGTAACCGATGCGCGGATCATAGAGCTGAGTATTGAAGGGCATACCTTCCGGCTGGACAGCGGGATCGTGCACCGCTACCGGCGGTGGCTGGATATGAAGAGCGGTATACTGCACCGCGAGGTGGAATGGGAATCGCCGGCGGGACACCGCCTGCTGCTGATGATCCGGCGGATGGTATCCCTGCAGCACAAGCACCTGGCTGCGATCGAATACAAGGTGACGGCGCTGAATTTCTCCGGCACGCTGCAGTTGGTCTCTGCGCTGGACGGGCAGATTACCCGCACTGAGGCCAGCGATGACCCGCGGCTCGGATCGGGGAGTGCCGAACCCAGCCTGCTGCTGGAAGATGCCGGCTATGACGAAGCGGCGGACATCCTCTGGATGCGGCAACGGACGCGGCATACCCGGTTTGCCCTGCTGACGGCTGTAAGCCATGGGCTGCAGGCTGAGTCCGGCCGTGAGCTGAGCCGGCAGCTGATCGGCCAGAGGATCTGGGTCTGTTACGGGGCTGCGGTGCAGACCGGGGAATCCGTGACATTGACCAAATATATCACGTACCACACCTCGAAGGACTACCCAGAAGAGGAGCTGCAGAGCCGGAGCGTTAAGGTGCTCAGCATGGCTGAAACCTATGGCTTCAGCGGCTTGGCGGATGAACAGCAGGCGTATCTGGACCGGTTCTGGGGACATACCGATGTTGAGATCAAGGGCGATCCCGCACTGCAGCAGGGCATCCGCTTCAATATGTTTCAGCTGCTGCAGTCCACCGGCAGGGATGGCGTAACCAACATTGCCGCTAAGGGACTGACCGGCGAAGGGTACGAAGGCCACTACTTCTGGGATACGGAAATGTACATGCTGCCGTTCTTTACGTACACACAGCCGGCAGTCAGCCGGGCGCTCCTGGAATTCCGTTATGCCACACTCGGCAAGGCACGGGAACGGGCCGCCGTGATGTCGCAGAAGGGGGCGCTGTATCCCTGGCGAACGATAGACGGCGAAGAGAACTCCGCCTATTTTCCGGCAGGTACGGCCCAGGCACATATCAATGCTGATATTGCTTATGGGCTCAAGCAATATGTGCAGGCAACAGGAGACCTCGATTTTCTGGTCCGAAAAGGGGCGGAGATTCTCTTTGAAACCTCGCGCTTCTGGCTGGATCTCGGGCATTTCAATCCGGCGCGGGGTGGAGCCTTCTGTATCGATGCCGTAACAGGGCCTGATGAATACACGGCAATTGTAAATAATAATGCCTACACCAATCTGATGGTTCAGGACCAATTCCTCTATGCCTATGAGACCGCCCGGCTGCTGGAGCAGCAATATCCGGAGGATTACGAGCGGCTCCGGCAGGCAATCGGCCTGTCCATGGAAGAGGCGGAGAGCTGGAAGGAAGCCGCCGGCAGGATGTTTATTCCGTTTGACGAGGAACTGGGCATCTATGCACAGGATGATACGTTCCTGACGAAGCGGAAGTGGGATTTCGAGAATACGCCTGCTCATAAATATCCGCTGCTGCTCAATTACCATCCGCTGGTGATCTACCGCCACCAGGTGCTCAAGCAGGCAGATCTGGTAATGGCGGTGTTCCTGCTTGGAGACAAGTTCAGCCTGGCCGATAAAATCCGTAATTATAAGTACTACGAGCCGCTGACGACGCATGACTCCTCTTTGTCGCCCTGCATCCACAGCATCGTCTCGGCAGAAATCGGTGATTTGGCCGGGGCGTATGCCTACTTCGACCGTACCGTACGAATGGATCTGGATGATATTAACCGAAACGCCAAGGATGGGCTGCATATGGCCGCCATGGCTGGTTCCTGGATGTCCATTGTGAACGGGTTCGGCGGATTGCGGCAGTATAATGGGATGCTGTGCTTTGCTCCGGCGCTGCCGGAGCAGTGGGAGAGCTACCGCTTCAAGATTACAGTCCGAGGCCAGCTGCTGGACATCAGCGTGGACAGCGAGGCAGCCGTCTATACACTTCTGGAAGGCACCAGCCTTCAGATCAAACACAGAGACCGGATCTTAACGCTGCTCCCGCAGGAACCGGTGAGTGTCCCGCTTGCCCGGCAGCTCGAGGCAGTAATCTTCGATCTGGACGGTGTGATCACTGACTCTGCCGAGTTTCACTACCAAGCCTGGCAGGCCCTGGCCGATGAGCTGGGCATCCCCTTCAGCCGTGAGAAGAATGAACGGCTGAAGGGGGTCAGCCGCATGGAATCGCTGGATATTGTGCTGGAGGGCAGCGGACTCCAATTAACGGAAGCAGAGCGGCTTCGGCTGGCAGAGAAGAAGAACGATCACTACAAGCAGATGATCGGCAGCATCACGCCAGAACATCTGCTGCCGGGTATCCCGGAGCTGCTGGATTCCCTGGCGCAGCGGGGCATTGATGCAGGACTGGCCTCGGCCAGCCTGAATGCTCCGCTGATTCTGGAGCGGCTCGGCATTGCCCGCCGGTTTCAGGCGATAGCCGATCCGGCCGGGCTGCGCAGGGGCAAGCCCGACCCGGAAATCTTCCTGACTGCAGCGGAGTTGCTTGGAGTAACACCAGGCAATTGCATTGGTGTGGAGGATGCATCGGCGGGGATAGCCGCCATCAAGGCTGCCGGTATGACAGCTGTGGGCATCGGCAGCGCGGAGCTGCTGGGCAAAGCTGATCTTCTGCTGTCTTCAACCTCAGAGCTGACCCTGGAGAGGCTCCTGGAGCTGCTCAGGAAATAA